The following are encoded in a window of Burkholderiales bacterium genomic DNA:
- a CDS encoding zinc-finger domain-containing protein, with protein MDSGKNRAREREVEISPADLPLHCPLSSQPLWNSHPRVFLPIETTGNILCPYCGTRYVLKGGPRSSHQK; from the coding sequence ATGGACAGCGGCAAGAACCGGGCGAGGGAGCGCGAAGTGGAGATCTCGCCGGCCGATCTTCCGTTGCATTGCCCGCTGTCTTCGCAACCGCTTTGGAATTCGCACCCCCGGGTCTTCCTGCCGATCGAGACCACGGGCAACATCCTGTGCCCTTACTGCGGAACCCGCTACGTGCTCAAGGGTGGCCCCCGTTCGTCGCACCAGAAATGA
- a CDS encoding hydrolase — protein MSGRMPDTPRLHPLTGATRYRAPWWLPGGHLQTLYPALLLRPAAPPYRRECWDTPDADFVEVDWLDGSEGAPLVVLFHGLEGGSRSPYAANLMRHLAAAGWRGVVPHFRGCGGRLNRLPRAYHSGDATEIGWMLRQAASRSGADTVYAVGVSLGGNALLKWLAQAGAGADVLVRRAAAVSAPLDLRRAGDGLAVGLNRIYTRHFLRSMKRKSLAKLALFPNLYDRDALRRARTLRAFDDLVTAPLHGFRDADDYWSRASALPDLHAIRVPTLIVHARNDPFLPGEYLSWDAHAAPCVTLEITEGGGHAGFVSGPFPGRLDWLPQRLLRFFGAGASCAEAVASGPASRVTG, from the coding sequence ATGAGCGGCAGGATGCCCGACACGCCGCGGTTGCACCCGCTCACGGGTGCAACGCGTTACCGCGCGCCCTGGTGGTTGCCCGGCGGGCATCTCCAGACCCTCTATCCGGCACTGCTGCTCAGACCGGCGGCGCCGCCGTACCGGCGCGAGTGCTGGGACACGCCCGACGCAGACTTCGTCGAAGTCGACTGGCTCGACGGCTCCGAGGGGGCGCCACTCGTGGTGCTGTTCCACGGCCTGGAAGGAGGCTCGCGCAGCCCGTACGCGGCGAACCTGATGCGCCATCTGGCTGCGGCTGGCTGGCGCGGCGTGGTACCGCACTTCCGCGGCTGCGGCGGGCGCCTGAATCGCCTTCCGCGCGCCTACCATTCGGGTGACGCGACCGAAATTGGCTGGATGCTGAGGCAGGCGGCCAGCCGCTCCGGTGCCGATACCGTCTATGCGGTCGGCGTTTCCCTCGGCGGCAACGCCTTGCTCAAGTGGCTGGCGCAGGCTGGCGCTGGGGCGGATGTTCTGGTTCGTCGCGCGGCGGCGGTTTCGGCGCCGCTGGACTTGCGCCGGGCCGGTGACGGCCTTGCGGTCGGGCTCAACCGCATCTACACGCGTCATTTTCTGCGTTCGATGAAAAGAAAGAGCCTGGCCAAGCTCGCGCTGTTTCCCAACCTCTACGACCGCGACGCCCTGCGGCGCGCCCGCACGCTGAGGGCGTTCGATGATCTGGTGACGGCGCCTTTGCACGGATTCCGCGACGCCGACGACTACTGGAGCCGCGCCAGCGCCCTGCCGGATCTGCACGCGATCCGCGTGCCGACATTGATCGTGCATGCGCGCAATGACCCGTTCCTGCCCGGGGAGTACCTGTCGTGGGACGCGCACGCCGCGCCGTGCGTCACGCTCGAAATCACCGAAGGCGGCGGGCATGCCGGCTTTGTGAGCGGCCCGTTTCCAGGACGGCTGGATTGGCTACCGCAGCGCCTGCTCCGGTTCTTCGGCGCGGGGGCGTCGTGCGCGGAGGCTGTTGCGTCGGGACCGGCGTCCAGGGTGACCGGATAG
- the waaF gene encoding lipopolysaccharide heptosyltransferase II has translation MNGVGPRILIVAPSWVGDAVLSQPLLALLKARQPDAAIDVFAPSWVLPVYRRMPEVAGTLENPFGHGALALGARLRYGRRLRERCYARAVILPNSLKSALVPYFAAIAQRTGFVGELRYGLLNDARRLDEARMPLMVERFAYLAGEAGEPLLRPVPRPRLRVTGEETQQVLAAKALQRPERLACFCPGAEYGPAKRWPAAHFAQLARHLARQSWKVWLLGSSKDVEAGTQIVRQAGDAVLDLTGKTSLDEAVALLAIADLVVTNDSGLMHVAAALDRPLVAIYGSSSPRFTPPLSEHARIVQLGVPCSPCFQRVCPLGHFDCMMRLAPERILREIEALGCAA, from the coding sequence GTGAATGGCGTCGGCCCAAGAATCCTGATCGTCGCGCCGTCCTGGGTCGGCGACGCCGTGCTGTCGCAACCGCTGCTTGCGCTGCTCAAGGCAAGGCAGCCCGATGCGGCGATCGACGTGTTCGCCCCGTCCTGGGTATTGCCCGTCTATCGGCGCATGCCTGAAGTGGCCGGCACGCTGGAGAATCCATTCGGGCACGGAGCGCTCGCGCTCGGTGCGCGGCTGCGCTACGGGCGCCGGCTGCGCGAGCGGTGCTATGCGCGGGCCGTGATTCTGCCCAATTCGCTGAAGAGCGCCCTGGTACCCTATTTCGCCGCAATCGCGCAGCGCACCGGTTTCGTCGGCGAGCTGCGCTATGGGCTGCTCAACGACGCCCGCCGACTGGACGAAGCGCGCATGCCGTTGATGGTGGAACGCTTCGCGTACCTGGCCGGCGAAGCGGGCGAACCCTTGCTCCGGCCGGTGCCGCGCCCGCGCCTGCGTGTGACCGGCGAGGAGACGCAGCAGGTGCTCGCCGCCAAGGCACTGCAGCGCCCGGAAAGACTCGCGTGTTTCTGCCCCGGGGCCGAATACGGTCCGGCCAAGCGCTGGCCGGCCGCACATTTCGCGCAGCTCGCCCGGCACCTCGCCCGGCAGAGTTGGAAGGTCTGGCTGCTGGGTTCGAGCAAGGACGTCGAGGCTGGTACGCAAATCGTGCGGCAAGCCGGCGACGCCGTGCTGGACCTTACCGGGAAAACCTCGCTGGACGAGGCGGTGGCGCTGCTCGCGATCGCGGATCTGGTCGTCACCAACGATTCCGGATTGATGCACGTGGCAGCCGCGCTGGATCGCCCGCTCGTGGCGATCTACGGCTCGAGTTCGCCGCGCTTCACCCCACCGCTCTCGGAGCACGCGCGCATCGTGCAGCTGGGCGTGCCATGCAGTCCGTGTTTTCAGCGCGTGTGCCCACTCGGCCATTTCGACTGCATGATGCGGCTGGCTCCCGAACGCATCCTCCGCGAGATCGAAGCGCTGGGCTGCGCCGCATGA
- a CDS encoding phosphomannomutase/phosphoglucomutase — MIAIPPEIFKAYDIRGIVGKTLTPEMVFEVGRALGSEALALGSRSVCVGRDGRQSGPALAGALAEGLRSTGVDVIDVGRVTTPMLYFATHHLRTGSGVMVTGSHNPPEYNGLKMVVAGETLSGERIQQLRARIERADFAAGSGKIETRDIGRDYVERIAGDIKLKRPMRIAVDCGNGVAGAYAPRLYRALGCEVAELFCEVDGTFPNHHPDPSQPENLRDLVEALARGGGEIGLAFDGDGDRLGVVTKQGKIIYPDRQLMLFAADVLSRNPGAEIIFDVKCTRNLGPWIERHGGRPTMWKTGHSLIKAKMKESGALLAGEMSGHIFFRERWYGFDDGLYAGARLLEYLSAHSDVSAVFERLPDSVNTPELQVKLKEGENYALIEALQKSARFPSARRVITIDGLRAEYEDGFGLARSSNTTPVVVLRFEADNEPALKRIQEEFRRVLLQARPDLQLPF; from the coding sequence ATGATTGCCATCCCACCGGAGATCTTCAAGGCCTACGACATCCGCGGCATCGTCGGCAAGACGCTCACGCCCGAGATGGTGTTCGAGGTCGGGCGCGCGTTGGGCAGTGAAGCGCTTGCACTGGGCAGCCGGTCGGTGTGCGTCGGTCGCGATGGACGCCAGTCGGGTCCCGCCCTGGCCGGGGCGCTGGCCGAGGGCCTGCGCAGCACCGGGGTCGACGTGATCGACGTCGGGCGCGTGACCACGCCCATGCTCTATTTCGCCACGCATCATTTGCGCACCGGCAGCGGCGTCATGGTCACCGGCAGCCACAATCCGCCCGAGTACAACGGCCTGAAGATGGTGGTGGCCGGCGAGACGCTCTCCGGCGAGCGCATCCAGCAGCTGCGCGCCCGCATTGAGCGGGCCGACTTCGCGGCCGGCTCCGGGAAGATCGAAACGCGCGATATCGGCCGGGACTACGTCGAGCGCATCGCCGGCGACATCAAGCTCAAGCGGCCAATGCGCATCGCGGTCGATTGCGGCAACGGGGTGGCCGGCGCCTATGCGCCGCGGCTCTATCGCGCGCTCGGCTGCGAAGTCGCGGAGCTGTTCTGCGAAGTCGACGGCACCTTTCCCAATCACCATCCGGATCCGTCGCAGCCGGAGAACCTGCGCGACCTCGTGGAGGCGCTGGCGCGCGGCGGCGGTGAAATCGGGCTCGCCTTCGATGGCGACGGCGATCGCCTCGGTGTAGTGACCAAGCAGGGAAAGATCATCTATCCGGATCGCCAGCTGATGCTGTTCGCCGCCGACGTGCTCTCGCGCAATCCGGGAGCAGAGATCATTTTCGACGTCAAGTGCACCCGCAATCTCGGTCCCTGGATCGAGCGCCACGGCGGCCGGCCCACCATGTGGAAGACGGGCCACTCGCTGATCAAGGCCAAGATGAAGGAGTCCGGCGCGCTGCTCGCCGGCGAGATGAGCGGCCACATCTTCTTCAGGGAACGCTGGTACGGATTCGACGACGGCTTGTACGCCGGCGCGCGGCTGCTCGAATACCTTTCCGCCCACTCCGACGTCTCGGCCGTGTTCGAGCGGCTGCCGGATTCGGTCAACACGCCTGAGCTGCAGGTCAAGCTCAAGGAGGGCGAGAACTACGCCCTGATCGAAGCGCTGCAGAAGAGCGCGCGTTTTCCCTCCGCGCGCAGGGTAATCACGATCGACGGGCTGCGGGCGGAGTATGAAGACGGTTTCGGGCTCGCCCGCTCATCCAACACCACCCCTGTGGTGGTGCTGCGCTTCGAGGCCGACAACGAACCTGCCCTGAAACGCATCCAGGAAGAGTTCCGCCGCGTGCTGCTTCAGGCGCGCCCGGACCTGCAACTGCCTTTCTAG